A genomic window from Silene latifolia isolate original U9 population chromosome Y, ASM4854445v1, whole genome shotgun sequence includes:
- the LOC141628895 gene encoding uncharacterized protein LOC141628895: MYNRKSCSPRVLMKLDLQKAYDSIEWTFVSDMLEATGFPKKFIVLLLQRVTTPSYSLSLNGEYFGHHPLCKRINLTHLCFADDLIMFCKDERASIDLLLKAFNYFSEATGLVMNSGKSNFYANGVLDSLIREIEQATGM, encoded by the exons ATGTATAACAGGAAGAGCTGTTCCCCTAGAGTGTTGATGAAGCTTGACCTTCAAAAGGCATATGATTCCATTGAGTGGACTTTTGTTTCTGATATGCTGGAGGCTACTGGCTTTCCTAAAAAATTCATTGTTCTTCTGCTACAACGTGTTACTACCCCTTCTTATTCTCTTTCACTCAATGGGGAATATTTTGG GCACCATCCTTTATGTAAGAGGATCAACCTTACTCATCTTTGCTTTGCTGATGACCTAATTATGTTCTGCAAAGATGAGAGAGCTTCTATAGATCTTCTGCTTAAAGCTTTTAACTACTTTTCTGAGGCTACAGGCTTGGTGATGAATAGTGGTAAATCAAATTTCTATGCTAATGGAGTTCTTGACAGCTTGATCAGGGAGATTGAGCAGGCTACAGGGATGTAG